One stretch of Pigmentiphaga aceris DNA includes these proteins:
- a CDS encoding BREX protein BrxB domain-containing protein, with protein sequence MSSKVTRLVTAYREHLSVPWQLGLASTQRIIFAVYDKTDELRLRANIDEFALATQQAGKRWLLIDLTDAFPRWMAALEYREAYFESPEDLAGYQAGELIEFVTSLAAELKQQLTAQSGPDTVVALMGVGALFGLARVSSVVESIKDSVRGRLLVFFPGEHHPENHSYRLLDARDGWNYLAVPLLADS encoded by the coding sequence ATGTCATCTAAGGTCACTAGGCTAGTAACGGCCTATCGTGAGCATCTCAGCGTGCCTTGGCAATTGGGCCTAGCATCCACTCAGCGCATCATCTTCGCCGTCTATGACAAGACGGACGAGCTTCGCCTTCGCGCCAACATCGATGAGTTCGCACTTGCGACCCAGCAGGCGGGCAAGCGGTGGCTTTTGATCGACCTGACCGATGCCTTTCCCCGATGGATGGCCGCACTTGAGTACCGCGAGGCGTACTTCGAAAGCCCTGAAGACCTTGCCGGCTACCAGGCGGGCGAGCTTATCGAGTTCGTAACCTCGCTTGCGGCCGAACTGAAGCAGCAACTCACTGCCCAAAGCGGGCCTGACACCGTCGTGGCCCTCATGGGGGTTGGTGCCTTGTTCGGCTTGGCACGCGTCTCCTCGGTGGTCGAGAGCATCAAGGACTCGGTCCGAGGTCGCTTGCTGGTCTTCTTTCCGGGTGAACATCACCCGGAGAACCATAGCTATCGGCTTCTTGATGCCCGCGATGGATGGAATTATCTCGCCGTCCCGCTCCTAGCCGACAGTTGA
- the hemA gene encoding glutamyl-tRNA reductase — MSVDVLTFGLNHVSAPVSVRERVSLPMELLRPALEGLRATFGGAVREAAILSTCNRTEIYCAAERNVIERVPAWLADFRQLDDSQLRPHIYKHTQNDAVRHAFRVASGLDSMVLGETQILGQMKTAVRAAEEAGSMGTLLHQLFQKTFSVAKEVRSQTAIGEDSVSMAAAAVRLAERVFGDLTQVKVLCVGAGEMMELCATHFAAQRPAGMVVANRTLDRAESLATRFSAGTMRLADLPDRLAEFDVVVSCTASSLPILGLGMVERATRARRRRPIVMVDLAVPRDIEPEVARLDDVYLYSVDDLGRLVQNATESRQAAVVQAEAIIETRVQNFMHWMDSRLVVPVIRDLHEAANSLREAELDRARKALARGESPDQVLEQLAHGLTQKYLHGPLAALNQSQGTDRQQLLGWLPRLYPQRSRTTRS; from the coding sequence ATGTCCGTCGACGTCCTTACTTTCGGCCTGAACCACGTCTCCGCTCCGGTTTCCGTGCGTGAACGCGTGTCCTTGCCGATGGAACTGCTGCGCCCTGCGCTTGAGGGATTGCGGGCGACGTTTGGCGGTGCGGTGCGGGAAGCGGCCATTCTGTCTACCTGTAATCGGACCGAGATCTACTGTGCGGCCGAGCGCAACGTGATCGAGCGCGTGCCGGCCTGGCTGGCCGATTTCCGCCAGCTCGACGATAGCCAGCTGCGCCCCCATATCTATAAGCACACTCAGAACGACGCGGTTCGTCACGCGTTCCGGGTGGCCAGCGGTCTGGATTCCATGGTGCTGGGTGAAACCCAGATCCTGGGCCAGATGAAGACTGCCGTGCGTGCCGCTGAAGAAGCGGGCTCGATGGGCACGTTGCTGCATCAGTTGTTCCAGAAGACTTTTTCGGTCGCCAAGGAAGTCCGTTCACAAACCGCGATTGGCGAAGATTCGGTGTCGATGGCGGCTGCGGCCGTCCGTTTGGCTGAACGTGTCTTCGGCGATCTGACGCAGGTGAAGGTGTTGTGCGTCGGCGCGGGCGAGATGATGGAACTGTGCGCCACGCACTTTGCGGCGCAGCGCCCTGCCGGCATGGTGGTGGCCAATCGCACGCTGGACCGTGCGGAATCTTTGGCTACGCGCTTTTCAGCGGGCACCATGCGCCTGGCTGATCTGCCTGATCGGCTGGCTGAATTCGATGTGGTCGTATCCTGTACGGCAAGCTCCCTTCCCATCCTCGGCCTGGGGATGGTGGAACGCGCCACGCGCGCGCGCCGCCGTCGTCCGATCGTGATGGTGGACTTGGCCGTGCCCCGCGATATCGAACCTGAAGTCGCGCGGCTCGACGACGTGTACCTGTATTCTGTCGACGATCTGGGTCGGCTGGTGCAGAACGCCACGGAATCGCGCCAGGCTGCGGTGGTGCAGGCGGAAGCCATTATTGAGACGCGGGTGCAGAATTTCATGCACTGGATGGATTCGCGTCTGGTGGTGCCGGTCATTCGTGACCTGCACGAAGCTGCCAACAGCCTGCGTGAAGCTGAACTCGACCGCGCACGCAAAGCTTTGGCGCGCGGCGAATCGCCCGACCAGGTACTTGAACAACTTGCCCACGGGCTGACGCAGAAATATTTGCATGGCCCCCTCGCTGCCCTCAATCAAAGCCAAGGCACAGACCGGCAGCAATTGCTGGGCTGGCTGCCGCGCTTGTATCCGCAGCGCTCGCGCACCACTCGCTCCTAG